A stretch of Anas platyrhynchos isolate ZD024472 breed Pekin duck chromosome 29, IASCAAS_PekinDuck_T2T, whole genome shotgun sequence DNA encodes these proteins:
- the JUND gene encoding transcription factor JunD has product METPFYHDDVLLSGLGSGFAPSSSGSSGLLLPFPGGSMMKKDALGLPLPEQVAAALKAPGATAVTAAAATAASTAGGGDAPTTGLLGSAELGLLKLASPELERLIIQSNGLVTTTPTSGQFLYPKAAASEEQEFAEGFVKALEDLHKQNQLGGGGGGGTGSTGGAAVAASGGGGGGSGGGGGAGELPTAGLAPEPPVYANLSSYPAVSYAAEPGPFAAPPPRLPPPPPPPPPLKDEPQIVPEVPSFGESPPLSPIDMDTQERIKAERKRLRNRIAASKCRKRKLERISRLEEKVKSLKSQNTELASTASLLREQVAQLKQKVLSHVNSGCQLLPQHQHQVPAY; this is encoded by the coding sequence ATGGAAACACCCTTCTACCATGATGATGTGTTGTTGAGCGGCCTCGGCAGCGGCTTCGCCCCGTCCTCCTCCGGCAGCAGcggcctcctcctgcccttccccgGCGGCAGCATGATGAAGAAGGACGCCCTCGGCCTGCCGCTGCCCGAGCAGGTGGCGGCGGCTCTCAAAGCACCGGGAGCCACGGCGgtgacggcggcggcggcaacGGCGGCGAGCACGGCGGGCGGAGGCGATGCCCCAACCACCGGGCTGCTGGGCTCGGccgagctggggctgctgaagCTGGCGTCCCCCGAGCTGGAGCGGCTCATCATCCAGTCCAACGGGCTGGTGACCACCACGCCGACCAGCGGGCAGTTCCTCTACCCCAAAGCGGCCGCCTCGGAGGAGCAGGAGTTTGCCGAGGGTTTCGTCAAGGCTCTGGAGGACTTGCACAAGCAGAACCAGCtgggtggcggcggcggcggcggcaccggATCCACCGGGGGAGCGGCGGTGGCAGCGAGtggcggcggcggtggtggcagtggtggcGGCGGAGGAGCCGGCGAGCTGCCCACCGCCGGCCTAGCCCCGGAGCCCCCGGTGTACGCCAACCTCAGCAGCTACCCGGCCGTCAGCTACGCCGCCGAGCCCGGCCCGttcgcggccccgccgccccggctgcctcctccacctcctcctcctcctccgctgAAGGACGAGCCGCAGATCGTGCCCGAGGTGCCGAGCTTCGGCGAGAGCCCGCCGCTGTCGCCCATCGACATGGACACGCAGGAGCGCATCAAGGCGGAGCGGAAGCGGCTGAGGAACCGCATCGCCGCCTCCAAGTGCCGCAAGAGGAAGCTGGAGCGCATCTCGCGCCTGGAGGAGAAGGTGAAGAGCCTCAAGAGCCAGAACACCGAGCTGGCCTCCACCGCCAGCCTGCTCCGCGAGCAGGTGGCACAGCTCAAGCAGAAGGTGCTCAGCCACGTCAACAGcggctgccagctcctgccgcagcaccagcaccaggtGCCGGCCTACTGA
- the CIST1 gene encoding uncharacterized homolog → MARGGLRLLLCCAAALLAAGTGPTPTNTSPAPHTSGMTAPRSGDNSTGGVTVRTPNESSSSSSTSTSVGTTLVGTSATSPPLSQGNVTAPTPPPSLDPSTPGSPKSAAPTDPAKTPGSPAVTPAPTTEVLPNTAMEAEANTSPSGSTAPNSSLSGHPDLVPTPTSPAEPTESPAPITAPAPSPSNASATGPSTAPATGPSTAPATSHITAPTPGPSTAPIIGPSLGAGPPENPPSKTNPGLVVVICLFVAVLVGAAALLLVRLCRCRTPGFQRLDEVPMSKVSEGFPFAHRPPR, encoded by the exons atggcccggggggggctccgcctgctgctctgctgcgccgctgccctgctggctgcag GGACGGGTCCTACCCCCACAAACACCAGCCCAGCACCGCACACCTCGGGAATGACAGCGCCACGCTCCGGGGACAACTCAACCGGAGGTGTCACCGTGAGGACACCCAACGagtcctcctccagctcctccacgTCCACCAGCGTGGGGACAACCCTGGTGGGGACGTCGGCCACGTCCCCTCCACTCAGCCAGGGGAACGTGACAGCGCCCACCCCGCCACCCAGCCTGGATCCCTCCACACCTGGATCCCCAAAATCAGCAGCACCCACAGATCCAGCCAAGACACCAGGCTCCCCGGCAGTGACCCCAGCTCCGACCACGGAGGTGCTACCAAACACGGCCATGGAGGCCGAGGCGAACACGTCCCCATCCGGCTCCACAGCACCAAATTCATCCTTGTCGGGGCACCCCGACCTCGTTCCTACTCCCACCTCTCCTGCTGAACCCACCGAGAGCCCTGCTCCCATCACAgcaccagcccccagccccagcaacGCCTCGGCCACTGGTCCCAGTACAGCTCCGGCCACTGGTCCCAGCACAGCTCCGGCCACTAGCCACATCACCGCCCCGACCCCCggccccagcacagctcccatCATCGGCCCCAGCCTTGGGGCCGGCCCCCCAG AGAATCCCCCCTCCAAAACCAACCCCGGCCTGGTCGTCGTCATCTGCCTCTTCGTGGCGGTGCTGGTGGGGGCCGCGGCGCTGCTGCTGGTGCGGCTGTGCCGCTGCAGGACCCCCGGCTTCCAGCGGCTGGACGAGGTGCCCATG AGCAAGGTGTCGGAGGGGTTCCCCTTCGCCCACCGCCCCCCCAGATGA
- the PDE4C gene encoding 3',5'-cyclic-AMP phosphodiesterase 4C isoform X2 — protein MAQHPPDVPALQGSGSPTPGPPPDGLGAPRGATVPGGPCLGPCQLRDIFASAGDSSFDLENGLPGRGALDPQASPGAGLVLQGTFSHGQRRESFLYRSDSDYDLSPKAMSRNSSIASDLHGEDMIVTPFAQVLASLRTIRSNFAMLMHLQDRAGTKRASSSSLPSASKASLSEDAQQKLSLETLEELDWCLDQLETLQTRHSVSEMASNKFKRMLNRELSQLSETSRSGNQVSEYISSTFLDKQHEVEIPSALPKDKEKERKKRPMSQISGVRKLTHGSSLAAAGIPRFGVRTDHEGLLAKELEDTNKWGLDVFKVAEYSGNRPLTVIMYSIFQERDLMKTFRIPADTFITYMLTLEDHYHADVAYHNNIHAADVAQSTHVLLSTPALEAVFTDLEIMAAIFASAIHDVDHPGVSNQFLINTNSELALMYNDASVLENHHLAVGFKLLQEENCDIFQNLSKKQRQSLRKMAIDMVLATDMSKHMNLLADLKTMVETKKVTSLGVLLLDNYSDRIQVLQNMVHCADLSNPTKPLELYRQWTDRIMEEFFRQGDREREKGMEISPMCDKHTASVEKSQVGFIDFIAHPLWETWADLVHPDAQEILDTLEDNREWYQSMIPRSPSPPPEGPGVPPAATDKFQFEMTLEEEEGETDTEPEGPESPLEEDNSGSKTPATDDSESADTERLSPGSGDRDLPRGGCPGDVDNRRAVEGTLMKDGGSSAPGSEDGRELCLDTEGNVTFLPLGT, from the exons ATGGCACAACACCCTCCTGATGTCCCCGCGCTGCAAGGCAGCGGGTCCCCAACACCGGGACCCCCACCCGATGGTCTCGGGGCTCCCAGGGGTGCCACCGTGCCGGGGGGGCCCTGCTTGGGTCCCTGCCAGCTGCGGGATATTTTTGCCTCCGCCGGGGACAGCAG CTTCGACCTGGAGAATGGCCTCCCGGGGAGGGGCGCGCTGGACCCCCAGGCCAGCCCGGGCGCggggctggtgctgcagggcacCTTCAGCCACGGCCAGCGCCGCGAGTCCTTCCTCTACCGCTCCGACAGCGACTACGACCTGTCCCCCAAGGCCATGTCCCGCAACTCCTCCATCGCCAGCGACCT GCACGGCGAGGACATGATCGTCACACCGTTCGCCCAG GTCCTGGCCAGCCTCCGCACCATCCGCAGCAACTTCGCCATGCTGATGCACCTCCAGGACCGCGCCGGCACCAA ACgagcctccagcagcagcctcccctcCGCCAGCAAGGCCAGCCTCTCCG aggatgcccagcagAAACTCTCGCTGGAGACCCTGGAGGAGCTGGACTGGTgcctggaccagctggagacGCTGCAGACCAGGCACTCGGTCAGCGAGATGGCATCCAACAAG TTTAAGCGGATGCTGAACCGGGAGCTGTCGCAGCTCTCGGAGACCAGCCGCTCAGGGAACCAGGTCTCCGAGTACATCTCCAGCACCTTCCTGG ACAAGCAGCACGAGGTGGAGATCCCCTCGGCGCTGCCCAAGGACAAGGAGAAGGAGCGGAAGAAGCGCCCCATGTCGCAGATCAGCGGCGTCAGGAAGCTGACGCACGGCTCCAGCCTCGCCGCCGCCGGCATCCCTCGCTTCGGGGTGCGCACGGACCACGAGGGGCTGCTGGCCAAG gagctggaggacaCCAACAAGTGGGGTCTGGACGTCTTCAAAGTGGCCGAGTATTCGGGCAACCGCCCGCTGACGGTCATCATGTACAGCATCTTCCag GAGCGCGACCTGATGAAGACTTTCCGCATCCCCGCCGACACCTTCATCACCTACATGCTAACGCTGGAGGACCACTACCACGCCGACGTGGCTTACCACAACAACATCCACGCCGCCGACGTGGCCCAGTCCACCCACGTCCTCCTCTCCACGCCGGCGCTGGAG GCCGTCTTCACGGACCTGGAGATCATGGCTGCTATCTTCGCCAGCGCCATCCACGACGTCGACCACCCCGGGGTCTCCAACCAGTTCCTCATCAACACCA ACTCGGAGCTGGCGCTGATGTACAACGACGCCTCGGTGCTGGAGAACCACCACCTGGCCGTGGGCTTCAAGCTGCTCCAGGAGGAGAACTGCGACATCTTCCAGAACCTcagcaagaagcagaggcagtcGCTGCGGAAAATGGCCATCGATATG GTGCTGGCCACGGACATGTCCAAGCACATGAACCTGCTGGCGGATCTGAAGACCATGGTGGAGACCAAGAAGGTGACcagcctgggggtgctgctgctggataATTACTCCGACCGCATCCAG GTGCTGCAGAACATGGTGCACTGCGCCGACCTCAGCAACCCCACCAAGCCCCTGGAGCTGTACCGGCAGTGGACCGACCGCATCATGGAGGAGTTCTTCCGCCAGGGCGACCGCGAGAGGGAGAAGGGGATGGAGATCAGCCCCATGTGCGACAAGCACACCGCCTCCGTGGAGAAATCccag GTGGGCTTCATCGACTTCATCGCCCACCCGCTGTGGGAGACCTGGGCCGACCTGGTGCACCCCGACGCCCAGGAGATCCTGGACACGCTGGAGGACAACCGGGAGTGGTACCAGAGCATGATCCCGCGCAGCCCGTCCCCACCTCCCGAGGGTCCCGGGGTGCCCCCTGCCGCCACCGACAAGTTCCAGTTCGAGATGacgctggaggaggaggagggtgagaCGGACACGGAGCCGGAGGGGCCCGAGAGCCCCTTGGAGGAGGACAACAGCGGCTCCAAGACACCGGCCACGGATGACTCGGAGTCGGCCGACACCGAGCGCCTCTCACCCGGCTCCGGGGACCGGGACTTGCCCCGGGGTGGGTGCCCCGGGGACGTGGACAACCGGCGGGCGGTGGAGGGGACGCTGATGAAGGATGGTGGCAGCTCAGCGCCAGGCTCCGAGGACGGCCGGGAGCTGTGCCTGGACACGGAGGGCAATGTCACATTCCTGCCCCTGGGCACGTAG
- the PDE4C gene encoding 3',5'-cyclic-AMP phosphodiesterase 4C isoform X3, producing MLPSPGASPVGSPRGSPRNSPVLFRKLLVNQSIRLQRRFTVAHPLCFDLENGLPGRGALDPQASPGAGLVLQGTFSHGQRRESFLYRSDSDYDLSPKAMSRNSSIASDLHGEDMIVTPFAQVLASLRTIRSNFAMLMHLQDRAGTKRASSSSLPSASKASLSEDAQQKLSLETLEELDWCLDQLETLQTRHSVSEMASNKFKRMLNRELSQLSETSRSGNQVSEYISSTFLDKQHEVEIPSALPKDKEKERKKRPMSQISGVRKLTHGSSLAAAGIPRFGVRTDHEGLLAKELEDTNKWGLDVFKVAEYSGNRPLTVIMYSIFQERDLMKTFRIPADTFITYMLTLEDHYHADVAYHNNIHAADVAQSTHVLLSTPALEAVFTDLEIMAAIFASAIHDVDHPGVSNQFLINTNSELALMYNDASVLENHHLAVGFKLLQEENCDIFQNLSKKQRQSLRKMAIDMVLATDMSKHMNLLADLKTMVETKKVTSLGVLLLDNYSDRIQVLQNMVHCADLSNPTKPLELYRQWTDRIMEEFFRQGDREREKGMEISPMCDKHTASVEKSQVGFIDFIAHPLWETWADLVHPDAQEILDTLEDNREWYQSMIPRSPSPPPEGPGVPPAATDKFQFEMTLEEEEGETDTEPEGPESPLEEDNSGSKTPATDDSESADTERLSPGSGDRDLPRGGCPGDVDNRRAVEGTLMKDGGSSAPGSEDGRELCLDTEGNVTFLPLGT from the exons ATGCTGCCCTCCCCGGGGGCTTCGCCCGTGGGGTCCCCCCGGGGGTCCCCCCGCAATTCCCCCGTGCTCTTCAGGAAGCTGCTGGTGAACCAGAGCATCCGCCTGCAGCGGCGCTTCACCGTGGCGCATCCCCTCtg CTTCGACCTGGAGAATGGCCTCCCGGGGAGGGGCGCGCTGGACCCCCAGGCCAGCCCGGGCGCggggctggtgctgcagggcacCTTCAGCCACGGCCAGCGCCGCGAGTCCTTCCTCTACCGCTCCGACAGCGACTACGACCTGTCCCCCAAGGCCATGTCCCGCAACTCCTCCATCGCCAGCGACCT GCACGGCGAGGACATGATCGTCACACCGTTCGCCCAG GTCCTGGCCAGCCTCCGCACCATCCGCAGCAACTTCGCCATGCTGATGCACCTCCAGGACCGCGCCGGCACCAA ACgagcctccagcagcagcctcccctcCGCCAGCAAGGCCAGCCTCTCCG aggatgcccagcagAAACTCTCGCTGGAGACCCTGGAGGAGCTGGACTGGTgcctggaccagctggagacGCTGCAGACCAGGCACTCGGTCAGCGAGATGGCATCCAACAAG TTTAAGCGGATGCTGAACCGGGAGCTGTCGCAGCTCTCGGAGACCAGCCGCTCAGGGAACCAGGTCTCCGAGTACATCTCCAGCACCTTCCTGG ACAAGCAGCACGAGGTGGAGATCCCCTCGGCGCTGCCCAAGGACAAGGAGAAGGAGCGGAAGAAGCGCCCCATGTCGCAGATCAGCGGCGTCAGGAAGCTGACGCACGGCTCCAGCCTCGCCGCCGCCGGCATCCCTCGCTTCGGGGTGCGCACGGACCACGAGGGGCTGCTGGCCAAG gagctggaggacaCCAACAAGTGGGGTCTGGACGTCTTCAAAGTGGCCGAGTATTCGGGCAACCGCCCGCTGACGGTCATCATGTACAGCATCTTCCag GAGCGCGACCTGATGAAGACTTTCCGCATCCCCGCCGACACCTTCATCACCTACATGCTAACGCTGGAGGACCACTACCACGCCGACGTGGCTTACCACAACAACATCCACGCCGCCGACGTGGCCCAGTCCACCCACGTCCTCCTCTCCACGCCGGCGCTGGAG GCCGTCTTCACGGACCTGGAGATCATGGCTGCTATCTTCGCCAGCGCCATCCACGACGTCGACCACCCCGGGGTCTCCAACCAGTTCCTCATCAACACCA ACTCGGAGCTGGCGCTGATGTACAACGACGCCTCGGTGCTGGAGAACCACCACCTGGCCGTGGGCTTCAAGCTGCTCCAGGAGGAGAACTGCGACATCTTCCAGAACCTcagcaagaagcagaggcagtcGCTGCGGAAAATGGCCATCGATATG GTGCTGGCCACGGACATGTCCAAGCACATGAACCTGCTGGCGGATCTGAAGACCATGGTGGAGACCAAGAAGGTGACcagcctgggggtgctgctgctggataATTACTCCGACCGCATCCAG GTGCTGCAGAACATGGTGCACTGCGCCGACCTCAGCAACCCCACCAAGCCCCTGGAGCTGTACCGGCAGTGGACCGACCGCATCATGGAGGAGTTCTTCCGCCAGGGCGACCGCGAGAGGGAGAAGGGGATGGAGATCAGCCCCATGTGCGACAAGCACACCGCCTCCGTGGAGAAATCccag GTGGGCTTCATCGACTTCATCGCCCACCCGCTGTGGGAGACCTGGGCCGACCTGGTGCACCCCGACGCCCAGGAGATCCTGGACACGCTGGAGGACAACCGGGAGTGGTACCAGAGCATGATCCCGCGCAGCCCGTCCCCACCTCCCGAGGGTCCCGGGGTGCCCCCTGCCGCCACCGACAAGTTCCAGTTCGAGATGacgctggaggaggaggagggtgagaCGGACACGGAGCCGGAGGGGCCCGAGAGCCCCTTGGAGGAGGACAACAGCGGCTCCAAGACACCGGCCACGGATGACTCGGAGTCGGCCGACACCGAGCGCCTCTCACCCGGCTCCGGGGACCGGGACTTGCCCCGGGGTGGGTGCCCCGGGGACGTGGACAACCGGCGGGCGGTGGAGGGGACGCTGATGAAGGATGGTGGCAGCTCAGCGCCAGGCTCCGAGGACGGCCGGGAGCTGTGCCTGGACACGGAGGGCAATGTCACATTCCTGCCCCTGGGCACGTAG
- the PDE4C gene encoding 3',5'-cyclic-AMP phosphodiesterase 4C isoform X1, giving the protein MESISEFGTSPPGAAVLAVPPGPAPPPWGTATAGDPLCMPVSPPCPQPILPVTPCPGSGLSPGVAAGSEVAGEREGGGNKPTIHARGWRSHNGALCPRYHRGREAEAGRGAVGRAGRGAGRSGAGGMQPGSRCPSRRHSCIGFDLENGLPGRGALDPQASPGAGLVLQGTFSHGQRRESFLYRSDSDYDLSPKAMSRNSSIASDLHGEDMIVTPFAQVLASLRTIRSNFAMLMHLQDRAGTKRASSSSLPSASKASLSEDAQQKLSLETLEELDWCLDQLETLQTRHSVSEMASNKFKRMLNRELSQLSETSRSGNQVSEYISSTFLDKQHEVEIPSALPKDKEKERKKRPMSQISGVRKLTHGSSLAAAGIPRFGVRTDHEGLLAKELEDTNKWGLDVFKVAEYSGNRPLTVIMYSIFQERDLMKTFRIPADTFITYMLTLEDHYHADVAYHNNIHAADVAQSTHVLLSTPALEAVFTDLEIMAAIFASAIHDVDHPGVSNQFLINTNSELALMYNDASVLENHHLAVGFKLLQEENCDIFQNLSKKQRQSLRKMAIDMVLATDMSKHMNLLADLKTMVETKKVTSLGVLLLDNYSDRIQVLQNMVHCADLSNPTKPLELYRQWTDRIMEEFFRQGDREREKGMEISPMCDKHTASVEKSQVGFIDFIAHPLWETWADLVHPDAQEILDTLEDNREWYQSMIPRSPSPPPEGPGVPPAATDKFQFEMTLEEEEGETDTEPEGPESPLEEDNSGSKTPATDDSESADTERLSPGSGDRDLPRGGCPGDVDNRRAVEGTLMKDGGSSAPGSEDGRELCLDTEGNVTFLPLGT; this is encoded by the exons ATGGAAAGTATTTCTGAATTCGGCACCAGCCCTCCTGGGGCCGCCGTCCTGGCcgtgccccccggccccgctccccccccatGGGGCACGGCCACCGCTGGGGACCCCCTGTGCATGCCTgtgtcccccccgtgtccccaaccAATCCTCCCGGTGACGCCGTGCCCAGGGTCGGGGCTGTCCCCTGGGGTGGCAGCGGGGTCGGAGGTGGCCGGAGAgcgggaagggggggggaacaaacCCACAATTCACGCGCGGGGCTGGAGGAGCCACAATGGGGCTTTGTGTCCCCGGTACCATCGGGGACGCGAGGCAGAGGCAGGCcgaggggctgtggggagggctGGACGCGGCGCCgggcgcagcggggccgggggcatGCAGCCGGGGAGCCGCTGCCCGTCCCGGAGGCACTCCTGCATCGG CTTCGACCTGGAGAATGGCCTCCCGGGGAGGGGCGCGCTGGACCCCCAGGCCAGCCCGGGCGCggggctggtgctgcagggcacCTTCAGCCACGGCCAGCGCCGCGAGTCCTTCCTCTACCGCTCCGACAGCGACTACGACCTGTCCCCCAAGGCCATGTCCCGCAACTCCTCCATCGCCAGCGACCT GCACGGCGAGGACATGATCGTCACACCGTTCGCCCAG GTCCTGGCCAGCCTCCGCACCATCCGCAGCAACTTCGCCATGCTGATGCACCTCCAGGACCGCGCCGGCACCAA ACgagcctccagcagcagcctcccctcCGCCAGCAAGGCCAGCCTCTCCG aggatgcccagcagAAACTCTCGCTGGAGACCCTGGAGGAGCTGGACTGGTgcctggaccagctggagacGCTGCAGACCAGGCACTCGGTCAGCGAGATGGCATCCAACAAG TTTAAGCGGATGCTGAACCGGGAGCTGTCGCAGCTCTCGGAGACCAGCCGCTCAGGGAACCAGGTCTCCGAGTACATCTCCAGCACCTTCCTGG ACAAGCAGCACGAGGTGGAGATCCCCTCGGCGCTGCCCAAGGACAAGGAGAAGGAGCGGAAGAAGCGCCCCATGTCGCAGATCAGCGGCGTCAGGAAGCTGACGCACGGCTCCAGCCTCGCCGCCGCCGGCATCCCTCGCTTCGGGGTGCGCACGGACCACGAGGGGCTGCTGGCCAAG gagctggaggacaCCAACAAGTGGGGTCTGGACGTCTTCAAAGTGGCCGAGTATTCGGGCAACCGCCCGCTGACGGTCATCATGTACAGCATCTTCCag GAGCGCGACCTGATGAAGACTTTCCGCATCCCCGCCGACACCTTCATCACCTACATGCTAACGCTGGAGGACCACTACCACGCCGACGTGGCTTACCACAACAACATCCACGCCGCCGACGTGGCCCAGTCCACCCACGTCCTCCTCTCCACGCCGGCGCTGGAG GCCGTCTTCACGGACCTGGAGATCATGGCTGCTATCTTCGCCAGCGCCATCCACGACGTCGACCACCCCGGGGTCTCCAACCAGTTCCTCATCAACACCA ACTCGGAGCTGGCGCTGATGTACAACGACGCCTCGGTGCTGGAGAACCACCACCTGGCCGTGGGCTTCAAGCTGCTCCAGGAGGAGAACTGCGACATCTTCCAGAACCTcagcaagaagcagaggcagtcGCTGCGGAAAATGGCCATCGATATG GTGCTGGCCACGGACATGTCCAAGCACATGAACCTGCTGGCGGATCTGAAGACCATGGTGGAGACCAAGAAGGTGACcagcctgggggtgctgctgctggataATTACTCCGACCGCATCCAG GTGCTGCAGAACATGGTGCACTGCGCCGACCTCAGCAACCCCACCAAGCCCCTGGAGCTGTACCGGCAGTGGACCGACCGCATCATGGAGGAGTTCTTCCGCCAGGGCGACCGCGAGAGGGAGAAGGGGATGGAGATCAGCCCCATGTGCGACAAGCACACCGCCTCCGTGGAGAAATCccag GTGGGCTTCATCGACTTCATCGCCCACCCGCTGTGGGAGACCTGGGCCGACCTGGTGCACCCCGACGCCCAGGAGATCCTGGACACGCTGGAGGACAACCGGGAGTGGTACCAGAGCATGATCCCGCGCAGCCCGTCCCCACCTCCCGAGGGTCCCGGGGTGCCCCCTGCCGCCACCGACAAGTTCCAGTTCGAGATGacgctggaggaggaggagggtgagaCGGACACGGAGCCGGAGGGGCCCGAGAGCCCCTTGGAGGAGGACAACAGCGGCTCCAAGACACCGGCCACGGATGACTCGGAGTCGGCCGACACCGAGCGCCTCTCACCCGGCTCCGGGGACCGGGACTTGCCCCGGGGTGGGTGCCCCGGGGACGTGGACAACCGGCGGGCGGTGGAGGGGACGCTGATGAAGGATGGTGGCAGCTCAGCGCCAGGCTCCGAGGACGGCCGGGAGCTGTGCCTGGACACGGAGGGCAATGTCACATTCCTGCCCCTGGGCACGTAG
- the PDE4C gene encoding 3',5'-cyclic-AMP phosphodiesterase 4C isoform X4 → MSRNSSIASDLHGEDMIVTPFAQVLASLRTIRSNFAMLMHLQDRAGTKRASSSSLPSASKASLSEDAQQKLSLETLEELDWCLDQLETLQTRHSVSEMASNKFKRMLNRELSQLSETSRSGNQVSEYISSTFLDKQHEVEIPSALPKDKEKERKKRPMSQISGVRKLTHGSSLAAAGIPRFGVRTDHEGLLAKELEDTNKWGLDVFKVAEYSGNRPLTVIMYSIFQERDLMKTFRIPADTFITYMLTLEDHYHADVAYHNNIHAADVAQSTHVLLSTPALEAVFTDLEIMAAIFASAIHDVDHPGVSNQFLINTNSELALMYNDASVLENHHLAVGFKLLQEENCDIFQNLSKKQRQSLRKMAIDMVLATDMSKHMNLLADLKTMVETKKVTSLGVLLLDNYSDRIQVLQNMVHCADLSNPTKPLELYRQWTDRIMEEFFRQGDREREKGMEISPMCDKHTASVEKSQVGFIDFIAHPLWETWADLVHPDAQEILDTLEDNREWYQSMIPRSPSPPPEGPGVPPAATDKFQFEMTLEEEEGETDTEPEGPESPLEEDNSGSKTPATDDSESADTERLSPGSGDRDLPRGGCPGDVDNRRAVEGTLMKDGGSSAPGSEDGRELCLDTEGNVTFLPLGT, encoded by the exons ATGTCCCGCAACTCCTCCATCGCCAGCGACCT GCACGGCGAGGACATGATCGTCACACCGTTCGCCCAG GTCCTGGCCAGCCTCCGCACCATCCGCAGCAACTTCGCCATGCTGATGCACCTCCAGGACCGCGCCGGCACCAA ACgagcctccagcagcagcctcccctcCGCCAGCAAGGCCAGCCTCTCCG aggatgcccagcagAAACTCTCGCTGGAGACCCTGGAGGAGCTGGACTGGTgcctggaccagctggagacGCTGCAGACCAGGCACTCGGTCAGCGAGATGGCATCCAACAAG TTTAAGCGGATGCTGAACCGGGAGCTGTCGCAGCTCTCGGAGACCAGCCGCTCAGGGAACCAGGTCTCCGAGTACATCTCCAGCACCTTCCTGG ACAAGCAGCACGAGGTGGAGATCCCCTCGGCGCTGCCCAAGGACAAGGAGAAGGAGCGGAAGAAGCGCCCCATGTCGCAGATCAGCGGCGTCAGGAAGCTGACGCACGGCTCCAGCCTCGCCGCCGCCGGCATCCCTCGCTTCGGGGTGCGCACGGACCACGAGGGGCTGCTGGCCAAG gagctggaggacaCCAACAAGTGGGGTCTGGACGTCTTCAAAGTGGCCGAGTATTCGGGCAACCGCCCGCTGACGGTCATCATGTACAGCATCTTCCag GAGCGCGACCTGATGAAGACTTTCCGCATCCCCGCCGACACCTTCATCACCTACATGCTAACGCTGGAGGACCACTACCACGCCGACGTGGCTTACCACAACAACATCCACGCCGCCGACGTGGCCCAGTCCACCCACGTCCTCCTCTCCACGCCGGCGCTGGAG GCCGTCTTCACGGACCTGGAGATCATGGCTGCTATCTTCGCCAGCGCCATCCACGACGTCGACCACCCCGGGGTCTCCAACCAGTTCCTCATCAACACCA ACTCGGAGCTGGCGCTGATGTACAACGACGCCTCGGTGCTGGAGAACCACCACCTGGCCGTGGGCTTCAAGCTGCTCCAGGAGGAGAACTGCGACATCTTCCAGAACCTcagcaagaagcagaggcagtcGCTGCGGAAAATGGCCATCGATATG GTGCTGGCCACGGACATGTCCAAGCACATGAACCTGCTGGCGGATCTGAAGACCATGGTGGAGACCAAGAAGGTGACcagcctgggggtgctgctgctggataATTACTCCGACCGCATCCAG GTGCTGCAGAACATGGTGCACTGCGCCGACCTCAGCAACCCCACCAAGCCCCTGGAGCTGTACCGGCAGTGGACCGACCGCATCATGGAGGAGTTCTTCCGCCAGGGCGACCGCGAGAGGGAGAAGGGGATGGAGATCAGCCCCATGTGCGACAAGCACACCGCCTCCGTGGAGAAATCccag GTGGGCTTCATCGACTTCATCGCCCACCCGCTGTGGGAGACCTGGGCCGACCTGGTGCACCCCGACGCCCAGGAGATCCTGGACACGCTGGAGGACAACCGGGAGTGGTACCAGAGCATGATCCCGCGCAGCCCGTCCCCACCTCCCGAGGGTCCCGGGGTGCCCCCTGCCGCCACCGACAAGTTCCAGTTCGAGATGacgctggaggaggaggagggtgagaCGGACACGGAGCCGGAGGGGCCCGAGAGCCCCTTGGAGGAGGACAACAGCGGCTCCAAGACACCGGCCACGGATGACTCGGAGTCGGCCGACACCGAGCGCCTCTCACCCGGCTCCGGGGACCGGGACTTGCCCCGGGGTGGGTGCCCCGGGGACGTGGACAACCGGCGGGCGGTGGAGGGGACGCTGATGAAGGATGGTGGCAGCTCAGCGCCAGGCTCCGAGGACGGCCGGGAGCTGTGCCTGGACACGGAGGGCAATGTCACATTCCTGCCCCTGGGCACGTAG